AATTATAAAAATCTATTTATTTAAGAAAAAAACTGTATTTTACGATAAAATTATTTTACCAAGATTGAAAGAGGAATAAAAATGTATTCAAATAAATTAATTGAGTCTCTAAATAAAGACTTAGCAACTGAATTTAAAAATTTAAAGCAAATAAGTAAGGATTTTAGTAAAACCTTTGATGGTGTTTCTAGAATGGTTATGTTAGACCGATATGCACAAAAAGACTTATTATTAAAAACTCTGAAAGTCGGAGATTTAGTAGTCACAACAATTAAAGACGATCCGGTTTTTCCTTCGCGTGGAATTGGAACAGTAATTAAAGTTTTAAATGATGGACGCTACGAAGTTGAAATCGAACAAGCTTATGTGGGAATAATAGATCCAGAGTCAACTATTGAAAGCAAAAGAGAAAATGTCATATTCAAGAATAAAACTGAATTGGACAAACCCTTAGAACTTTTTTGAGAACAAATCGCTTATCGTGTTGGGCATGCTTTAGGTAAAATCGAAAAAACTGATCAAAAATTGATTAGTGAAAAATTCACTGAAGAACTAGAAAAATTAAACGTTATTCCAGCGGGACGAGTTTTGTTTGGAGCAGGAAGTGATAGTGCTGTAACATTTTTTAACTGTTATGTAATGCCGTTCATTAAAGATGATCGTGTAGGCATCGCTGAACACCGTCAACAAGTGGCAGAAATTATGAGTCGTGGAGGAGGAGTCGGTACCAATGGTTCAACACTAAGACCTCGAGGTGCAATTGCCAAATCGGTTGGAGGAAAATCTTCAGGATCGGTTAGTTGGTTAAATGACTTATCAGGATTGACCCATTTAATTGAACAAGGAGGTTCAAGAAGAGGTGCTCAAATGATTATGATGTCAGATTGACACCCAGATATAATAGAGTTCATAATTTCTAAAATGCAAAACACAAACATCTTATTGTGATTGCGCGAACATTCTCAATCTCATTTAATTCGTGAGCAAGCAAATAATAAATTAAGATTTAAAAACTTAGGCCCAAATGAAAGAAGAACTTATGAAGCTATTTTGGCTAATAAGAAAAACATCGATAAGGAAACCGTCCAAGAAGCTCAGAAAAATTTAGATGCTGGGGGAACTTGAGTAGTTTCAAATCCAGACTTCCTTTCAGGAGCAAATATTTCAGTGACATTAACTGATAAATTTATGAGTGCAGTTGAAAGAGACTTGAACTGAGAATTAAAATTCCCAGACCTAGATTCATTTGATGCTAAACAAAAAAACTTCTATGACACTAATTGAGATAAAATGGGAGATGTTTTTGAATGAGAAGCTCAGGGTTATCCAGTTAAAGTTTATGAAAAAATCCCTGCAAGAGATTTATGGGATTTAATAAACTTCTGTGCAACTTATTCAGCAGAGCCAGGAATCTTCTTTATTGACAAAGCAAACAAAATGACAAACGCTCAAGGTTATGGAATGAAGGTTGTGGCAACTAACCCCTGTGGGGAACAGCCACTAGCACCTTATTCAGTTTGTAATTTAGCTGCGATTAATTTAGAGAACTTTGTTAATAAAAAAACTAAAGAAGTTTTATACAATGAATTAGCAGAGACAGTGGCCAATTGTGTCCAAATGCAAGATAATGTAATTGATGCAACCCCCTATTTTTTAGAAGCAAATAAAAAACAAGCTTTAGGTGAGCGAAGAGTTGGTCTCGGGGTTATGGGTCTACACGACATGTTAATTTGAGCAGGACTTCGTTATGGTTCACCAGAAGCTAATAAAGTAGTTGATAAAGTATTTGAAACAATTTGTTTGAGTGCTTATCGTAAATCTATTGAATTGGGTAAAATCAAAGGTTCATTCCCATTCCTAACAGATAAAAAGAAATTTATTAAATCAGGATTTATTCAATCATTACCAAAGGATATCCAAGAAGGGATTCTTAAAAATGGTTTAAGAAATTCTCACCTTCTAACTGTTGCTCCAACTGGATCTACAGGAACCATGGTTGGTGCTTCAACAGGGTTGGAACCTTATTTTGCCTTTTCATATTTTAGATCTGGACGACTAGGTAAATTTATGGAAGTAAAAGCTAGAATTGTAGAAGAATGATTAACTTATAATCCTGAATTTGTTGACAAGCCTTTGCCTGATATTTTTGTTTCAGCTATGGAGTTATCACCAGAAGAGCATGCTGATGTTCAATGTATTATTCAAAGATGAGTTGACTCTTCTATTTCTAAAACAGTTAATGCACCAAAAGGTTATTCAGTTAAACAAGTCGAACAAATTTACTCACGACTTTACAAAGGTGGAGCCAAAGGTGGAACAGTTTATGTTGATGGAAGTCGAGACACTCAAGTGTTATCATTAAATGATGATGATCAAACTATTGATGATGGATTAGAAGTAATTAGCAACAATAAACTTGCTAAACCAATTGAGGGTGAACAAAAGATTGGAAACGAAATTGGTGATTTATGTCCAGTTTGTTCAATTGGAACCTTAATCGATTCAGCTGGTTGTGTCACTTGTAATAACTGTGGGGCACAATTAAAATGTGGTCTATAAAATAGTTTAAAGGAAGTTTAACATGAACCAGAGAGTCCAACTATTATTTAAAATTGCAATTATACCAGTTTATGCTGCAATGGTAGTTGGGGCTAAGGAAGCTTTAGCGCTTGTTCCAAATATTGAATTAGTTTCATTCCTATTATCATTTGCTGCCTTAGTATTTCCTTTGACAATGGTATTTGGAATAATCACGGTATTTACATTTATTGAAGTATTTATATATTCATATGGAGTCGCTCAATGAATGTTGTTATATTTAGTGGCTTGACCTATTTTGGTTTTAATCACAGTTTTATTTCGACCATTAATAAAAAGACACTGATGGATTTTTGTCATTATAAATGGTTTATTTGGATTAAGTTTTGGATTAATTGACGCTACCTTAAATTATTTTGTCTGATTTAATTTTGACTTTCCCGTAACAATTGCTTACTATTTGCGAGGAGTTACTTTTGATGTAATTCACGGGGTTGGTAATTTTATGATAGCCATAATTTTATATCATCCGGTAATGGCTCTATGAAATAGTCATTTAAAAAAATATTTAGGAGGTAGTGGTTTCGTGAAACAAGAAAAAGGATATATTCATTTAATAATGGGAGAAGGTAAAGGAAAAACCTCAGCTCTTAATGGTATGGGGTTGCGCGCTGCTGGAGCTGGTTGAACGGTTAAATACGTGAGATTTCTAAAAAACCGACCTACAAGTGAAAATAAGATGCTTAAAAAAGCCAAAATTAAGGTTGAAAACTTTTACCACTTTTCTAAGAAGTTTATTTGAGAGATGAATCCAGAAGAGATTCAAGAATTTAAAATTGAGACCCAAAAAGGCTTTGATTACTTAAAAAAAGTCTTACAAGACTCAAATAATGACATGGTTTTAATAGATGAATTGTTGGGTGCTATTGAAAATAAATTAATTGATGAAGATGAATTAATATCTGTTTTAAAAAATCGTCGACCAGGAATTGAAGTAGTAATTTCTGGGAGGTATGCATCTGCTAATTTAATTAAATTAGCAGATTTAACAAGTAAAATTGAACCGGTCAAACATTATTTTGACCAAGGTGTTGAAGCTAGAAAAGGAATAGAATTTTAATGAAATCGGGAGCAAAAATATGATTAGCAAGCTCGGCTGCAGCGATTGTGCTGGGAACTTCTATAATTTTAAATACTGTATTTATATCAAAATATCAAACTTTAAAAGATGGTTTGAAGGAAGACGCAAGCTTAAGACTAACAGTTGAGGCTTACGATATTGATGGGGGTATGTTCCATCGAAATGAGTTTTCAAACCTAACCCCAGCAAGCCTTTATGAGATAACCAAAGAGGATCCTAAGTTTGAATACGAAAGCTCATCTTTTGGAATGTTTTTGAAAAATCTTGATAATAAGGTCAAAAACAACCAATACATTTCAATTAATTCCCCAACCCATGAAAAATGTGCTGGTAAAAGTTTAGAAAATCCTAAGAGACCAAATAGTTGTCAGGTTGGTGCATCTGATTTGATCATAAGTCAACCAGAGTACTTCATTTTTCAAATTGAGCAACTATAGCAAAATTTAACTTCTGAAATAAATTTCAGAAGTTTTTTTTAATTTCGGTACTATTTTTATACAAAATATATACAATTAATATTTATTAATCTGTCGCAATAAAATCAACTCTTTATGTTAATATAATTGTGTAAAGGCAGGTATAAAAAAATGACACCACATATTGAAGCTAAAAAAGAAGAAATAGCAAAAGTAGTAATAATGCCAGGAGACCCACTAAGAGCTGAAGTTATTGCTAAGAAGTTTTTGACTGACTACAAATTAGTTAACAAAGTTAGAAACATGTTTATGTTTACAGGATTTTATAAAGGAACTAAAGTTACCATTGCAGGAAGTGGAATGGGATGTGCTAGTATTGGAATTTACTCATATGAACTATATAAATTCTATGATGTTGACCACATTATTAGAGTAGGATCGGCTGGAGCATATACAGATAAACTTAAAGTTTATGATATTGTTAACACAAAAGAAGCTTTCGGAGAATCCCCATATCCAAAATTGGCAGCAGGAATTGATAGCAATTTAGTTCCTTCTTCAAAAGAGTTATATGAATTGATTAACAAAACTGCAGCAGAAAATAAAATTTCTGTTCATGAGGGAAAAGTTCACTCAAGTGATGTTTTTTACCGCAAAACTGATTCAATGGCATTTGCTAAAGAAAATAAATTAGATTGTGTGGAAATGGAATCGCTTGCATTGTTTGCAAACGCCATTGAAACTAAAAAAAGTGCAGCTTGTTTGTTAACCATTTCAGATAGCTTTGTAACCAAAGAGGTAACAACAGCTGAAGAGCGACAAAACAACTTTATGGATATGATTAAAATTGCTTTAGAAACAGCGACAAAATTATAGAATGATAATTTTGGCGATAGAATCTAGTTGTGATGAATTGAGCATTGCGATTTTAAATAATGGAAAAGTTTTAACTAACATTATTTCAAGCCAGATTAAAGATCACCAGAAATTTGGTGGGGTTGTCCCAGAACTGGCAGCTCGACTACATTTAGAAAATATCGAATTTGTAATTAAATCAGCTTTGAAAGAAGCTGATTTATCTATTAATGAGATAGAAGCTGTTGGCTACACCCAAACCCCGGGATTAATAGGTAGCTTAATAGTTGGTAAAATCATTGCTCAAACAATTGCTAGATATTTAAATGTCCCCCTTTATCCTTGCCATCATATCCTTGGTCATATTTACGGAGCTAGTATAGAAAAAGAGTTTGTATATCCAGTTTTAGCTATGGTTGTAAGTGGTGGGCACACTCAGATTCAACTTTTGAATTCGGTAGAAGATTATGAAATCATTGGTCAAACACAAGATGACGCCATTGGTGAATGTTACGACAAAGTTGCTAGATATTTGGGCTTAAATTATCCTGGAGGCCCAGAAATTGATAAACTAGCGAAATCAGGAAACCCCGATGCCTACAAACTACCAATTCCAAAAACTGAAAATGAGTTTGATTTTTCTTATTCTGGATTGAAAACTGCCTGCATAAACTTAATTAATAAAATGAAGCAAAATAATCAAAAAATTAATATAGCAGATTTTTCAGCCTCATTTCAAAAGATTGCGGTTGAAGCGATTGCTGAAAAATTTGAAAAAGCCGTTAAGAAATATCAACCCAAAACAATAACGGTGGCTGGAGGAGTTAGTGCTAACTCTTCAATTCGCCAAAAAATTATGGAAATTGGTGAAAACAATCAAATTAATAACATTATCATTCCTAAATTGGAATATTGTACCGATAATGGTGCAATGATTGGAAAATTAACACAAGAAATGATAAATATTTCCAAAAAATTGATATAATAAAAATATAAATATCTAGAAAAGGGGGTAATTATATGAGATCATTTTTAGTAAAATTAGCAACAATAGATGAGAATATATTAACAAGTAGAGAAACTCAAATTGTGGAATATATCAAAGCAAACTTGCATGAAATAGTAAATAGTAATATGAAAATCGAAAGGTTAGCTCAGGAAGTTGGAACCGGATATAGTGCAATTTATGGACTTTTAAATAAACTAAATATTAGAGGTTATCGTGATTTTTCAATTTCACTTTCAAATGATGCAGATTCACAAGAAATTGAAGTGGCAAAAAATGACGAAAATGTTGCAGCTAGCTACATTAATTTAATTAAGCAAAACTATTCTTTGATCGAGAAAAGAGCAATTTTTGAGTCATTAAAATTAATCAGAAAATCAACAAGAATTTTTATCTGTTACTGAGAGAATTCTTTAATGGGGCCAGCTCAGGTTTTAGAAAACTTCTTGTACAAAGAAAAACTGAACTGTTATCTATTGGACAATGATTGAGATACTTTATTAGATAGAGTCGAAAACTTAAGAGAAGATGATTTATTTATTTTTTATACAAAATACGGTCAATCAAAACACTTAGAGAGAATTATGAATAGAATAAAAAACAAAAACGGAGATATAATTTATATCTCTGGAAGAGTTTCGAATCCAGAAATCGCCAGATTAGCAAATTCATCACATACATTAATAATCGAAAATTACGAATCTACTCAATTTAATAGTTATGTTTCGCAATCAGTTCCCTTTCACTATTTTAATGATTTATTTATTTATCATTTTGTAAATACGTCAAACCAAGAAAGAGCTGAATAAGCTCTTTTTATTTTTTTAGAACAGGAAGTAAAAAATATGGAAATTTTGAAATTAGCACCATTCTTTAGTGAACGTCTTTGGGGCGGACAAAAACTAAAAGAAATGGGTTTTAAAACCCCAATTAATAAAAAAATTGGTGAAGCCTGAGTAATCTCTGCTCACGACAATGGAATGTCTTACGTGGACTCTCCAGGAGCATATGAAGGAATCTCGTTAAAAGATTTATTTGCAAAACATCCCGAACTTTTTGGCAATACAGCCTATGAAGAATATCCTTTGTTAGTTAAAATAATAACTGCCAAAGACTATTTATCAGTTCAAGTTCATCCTGATGACGAATATGCACAAAAAAATCATAATTCTTTGGGTAAACCTGAAAGTTGATATGTTCTTGAAGCTCCAAAAGAAAGTAGCTTAATTTATGGACATAATGCTAAAAACCCAGAGGAATTCAAAAGTATGGTGGAAGATGGTTCTTGGGATAAGTTACTTAAAAAAGAAGCAATTGAAGAAGGTGACTTTCTATATGTTCCCCCAGGTAAAGTCCACGCAATTACACCTGAAGTTGTAATCTATGAGTTACAAAGATCAAGTGACATAACATATCGTTTGTATGATTATGATCGTTTAGATGATCAAGGAAATGCAAGAGAGTTACACATTAAAGAATCTTTGGATAATACTAAAATTCCAGACACAGACCACTTTGTTACCAAAAAAGCTAAAGGAAAAGTTTTTTCATCAGAGTTTTTTTCACTAGAAGTTGTTGAAGGGGCTTATCAAAAGGAGTATATTTGTCCTGAGTCTACCGATTGATTACAAATAACAGCCATTAAAGGTTCGGGAACAATCAATGGAATAAAATTTGCTAAAGCTCAATCAGCCATAACAATTAAGGGTATTGAAAAAATGATAATAACAGGAAATTTGAAAATTCTTGTATCTTGAATTAAAAAATAATAAAAAATTTAAAGCTTCCTCAAAACTGATTTGATAAAATCGGATTTGAGGTTTTTATTTTAGTCAAATCAGGTGGTGATTTCTAGGACTTAAAAAGTTATTTTGTTTAAATACAAAACTAAAATATATTGTATAATTGTTTTAACAAGAAAGAGGAAAAAAATGGACTTAAAAAAACTACATGCTGATTTTAATCAATTAGAAAAAAAGGAGATATCTATAATTGCTAGAGTTAGAAGCAATCGCCAAGGTAAGGTTGTTTCTTTCATGGTTGTTAATGATGGAACACATTTAAATGACCTACAAATAGTTTATAAAACAGATGTGGATGGTTTTGAAGATGCTATTCAATCTAGAGTTAGTTCTATTGTTGAAGTTTCTGGAATCTTAATTATAACTCCGGGAAAACCACAACCTTTTGAACTACA
This Spiroplasma endosymbiont of Panorpa germanica DNA region includes the following protein-coding sequences:
- a CDS encoding vitamin B12-dependent ribonucleotide reductase, whose product is MYSNKLIESLNKDLATEFKNLKQISKDFSKTFDGVSRMVMLDRYAQKDLLLKTLKVGDLVVTTIKDDPVFPSRGIGTVIKVLNDGRYEVEIEQAYVGIIDPESTIESKRENVIFKNKTELDKPLELFWEQIAYRVGHALGKIEKTDQKLISEKFTEELEKLNVIPAGRVLFGAGSDSAVTFFNCYVMPFIKDDRVGIAEHRQQVAEIMSRGGGVGTNGSTLRPRGAIAKSVGGKSSGSVSWLNDLSGLTHLIEQGGSRRGAQMIMMSDWHPDIIEFIISKMQNTNILLWLREHSQSHLIREQANNKLRFKNLGPNERRTYEAILANKKNIDKETVQEAQKNLDAGGTWVVSNPDFLSGANISVTLTDKFMSAVERDLNWELKFPDLDSFDAKQKNFYDTNWDKMGDVFEWEAQGYPVKVYEKIPARDLWDLINFCATYSAEPGIFFIDKANKMTNAQGYGMKVVATNPCGEQPLAPYSVCNLAAINLENFVNKKTKEVLYNELAETVANCVQMQDNVIDATPYFLEANKKQALGERRVGLGVMGLHDMLIWAGLRYGSPEANKVVDKVFETICLSAYRKSIELGKIKGSFPFLTDKKKFIKSGFIQSLPKDIQEGILKNGLRNSHLLTVAPTGSTGTMVGASTGLEPYFAFSYFRSGRLGKFMEVKARIVEEWLTYNPEFVDKPLPDIFVSAMELSPEEHADVQCIIQRWVDSSISKTVNAPKGYSVKQVEQIYSRLYKGGAKGGTVYVDGSRDTQVLSLNDDDQTIDDGLEVISNNKLAKPIEGEQKIGNEIGDLCPVCSIGTLIDSAGCVTCNNCGAQLKCGL
- a CDS encoding cob(I)yrinic acid a,c-diamide adenosyltransferase: MNQRVQLLFKIAIIPVYAAMVVGAKEALALVPNIELVSFLLSFAALVFPLTMVFGIITVFTFIEVFIYSYGVAQWMLLYLVAWPILVLITVLFRPLIKRHWWIFVIINGLFGLSFGLIDATLNYFVWFNFDFPVTIAYYLRGVTFDVIHGVGNFMIAIILYHPVMALWNSHLKKYLGGSGFVKQEKGYIHLIMGEGKGKTSALNGMGLRAAGAGWTVKYVRFLKNRPTSENKMLKKAKIKVENFYHFSKKFIWEMNPEEIQEFKIETQKGFDYLKKVLQDSNNDMVLIDELLGAIENKLIDEDELISVLKNRRPGIEVVISGRYASANLIKLADLTSKIEPVKHYFDQGVEARKGIEF
- the deoD gene encoding purine-nucleoside phosphorylase, with protein sequence MTPHIEAKKEEIAKVVIMPGDPLRAEVIAKKFLTDYKLVNKVRNMFMFTGFYKGTKVTIAGSGMGCASIGIYSYELYKFYDVDHIIRVGSAGAYTDKLKVYDIVNTKEAFGESPYPKLAAGIDSNLVPSSKELYELINKTAAENKISVHEGKVHSSDVFYRKTDSMAFAKENKLDCVEMESLALFANAIETKKSAACLLTISDSFVTKEVTTAEERQNNFMDMIKIALETATKL
- the tsaD gene encoding tRNA (adenosine(37)-N6)-threonylcarbamoyltransferase complex transferase subunit TsaD; translation: MIILAIESSCDELSIAILNNGKVLTNIISSQIKDHQKFGGVVPELAARLHLENIEFVIKSALKEADLSINEIEAVGYTQTPGLIGSLIVGKIIAQTIARYLNVPLYPCHHILGHIYGASIEKEFVYPVLAMVVSGGHTQIQLLNSVEDYEIIGQTQDDAIGECYDKVARYLGLNYPGGPEIDKLAKSGNPDAYKLPIPKTENEFDFSYSGLKTACINLINKMKQNNQKINIADFSASFQKIAVEAIAEKFEKAVKKYQPKTITVAGGVSANSSIRQKIMEIGENNQINNIIIPKLEYCTDNGAMIGKLTQEMINISKKLI
- a CDS encoding MurR/RpiR family transcriptional regulator, which translates into the protein MRSFLVKLATIDENILTSRETQIVEYIKANLHEIVNSNMKIERLAQEVGTGYSAIYGLLNKLNIRGYRDFSISLSNDADSQEIEVAKNDENVAASYINLIKQNYSLIEKRAIFESLKLIRKSTRIFICYWENSLMGPAQVLENFLYKEKLNCYLLDNDWDTLLDRVENLREDDLFIFYTKYGQSKHLERIMNRIKNKNGDIIYISGRVSNPEIARLANSSHTLIIENYESTQFNSYVSQSVPFHYFNDLFIYHFVNTSNQERAE
- a CDS encoding type I phosphomannose isomerase catalytic subunit gives rise to the protein MEILKLAPFFSERLWGGQKLKEMGFKTPINKKIGEAWVISAHDNGMSYVDSPGAYEGISLKDLFAKHPELFGNTAYEEYPLLVKIITAKDYLSVQVHPDDEYAQKNHNSLGKPESWYVLEAPKESSLIYGHNAKNPEEFKSMVEDGSWDKLLKKEAIEEGDFLYVPPGKVHAITPEVVIYELQRSSDITYRLYDYDRLDDQGNARELHIKESLDNTKIPDTDHFVTKKAKGKVFSSEFFSLEVVEGAYQKEYICPESTDWLQITAIKGSGTINGIKFAKAQSAITIKGIEKMIITGNLKILVSWIKK